A genome region from Deltaproteobacteria bacterium includes the following:
- a CDS encoding NAD-dependent isocitrate dehydrogenase: MSIRVTLIPGDGIGPEVVNAAVEVIEAAGCKVEWERAAAGASAVPTHGTPIPAETLQSIRRNKLALKGPLATPIGEGYRSANVALRKEFDLYANVRPARSFAGVETRYSGVDLVVIRENTQGLYSGVEHYIDDERTAAESISIITRKGSERIIEYAFNYVKQNKRRRLTLVHKANILKCTSGLFLETGRGLAAKHPDVEFKEMIVDNCAMQLVKNPNQFDVLVTTNLFGDILSDLTSGLIGGLGLTAGANIGKDAAIFEAVHGTAPDIAGKGISNPTAVMLAGVMLLEHIGERTAADRLVTAVREAISSKEAATPDLGGSATTRMFTSAVLKRLK; the protein is encoded by the coding sequence ATGTCGATTCGAGTCACGCTCATCCCCGGCGACGGCATCGGTCCGGAGGTCGTCAACGCCGCCGTCGAGGTGATCGAGGCCGCCGGATGCAAGGTCGAGTGGGAGCGGGCGGCGGCGGGCGCCAGCGCGGTGCCCACCCATGGGACTCCGATTCCTGCGGAGACGCTCCAGTCCATCCGGCGCAACAAGCTCGCGCTCAAGGGGCCGCTGGCCACGCCCATCGGCGAGGGCTATCGCAGCGCGAACGTCGCGCTGCGCAAGGAGTTCGATCTCTACGCGAACGTGCGACCGGCACGGAGCTTCGCCGGCGTCGAGACGCGATACAGCGGCGTCGATCTGGTGGTGATCCGCGAGAACACGCAGGGCCTCTATTCCGGCGTCGAGCACTACATCGACGACGAGCGCACGGCCGCCGAGAGCATCTCGATCATCACCCGCAAGGGGAGCGAGCGGATCATCGAGTACGCCTTCAACTACGTGAAGCAGAACAAGCGCCGGCGGCTGACGCTGGTGCACAAGGCGAACATCCTCAAGTGCACGAGCGGCCTGTTCCTCGAGACGGGCCGGGGGCTGGCGGCGAAGCACCCGGACGTCGAGTTCAAGGAAATGATCGTCGACAACTGCGCCATGCAGCTGGTCAAGAATCCGAACCAGTTCGACGTGCTCGTCACCACCAACCTGTTCGGCGACATCCTGAGCGACCTGACCAGCGGCCTGATCGGGGGTCTGGGCCTCACCGCGGGCGCGAACATCGGCAAGGACGCGGCCATCTTCGAGGCGGTGCACGGGACCGCGCCGGACATCGCCGGCAAGGGCATCTCCAATCCGACGGCGGTGATGCTGGCAGGCGTGATGCTCCTCGAGCACATCGGCGAGCGCACCGCGGCGGATCGGCTGGTGACGGCGGTCCGGGAAGCGATCTCCTCGAAGGAGGCGGCCACCCCAGACCTGGGCGGCTCGGCAACGACGCGGATGTTCACCTCGGCGGTGCTGAAGCGTCTCAAGTAG
- the queG gene encoding tRNA epoxyqueuosine(34) reductase QueG — translation MDVTAAQVKTRASELGFDLCGIARAHPLPPERLDHWLERGWDAGLEYVRARRLERLDPSRLVAGARSVVVVASSYGPAPQDPEPGAGELTIARYARGRDYHNVVLKPVRKLASWLRDHGASVYAEVDAGAVMEKAWAQEAGIGWIGKNGCLIHERFGSWLLLGALIIDAELEADVPHPDRCGDCALCLPACPTEAIREPRYVDSVRCIAYHTIEHRGAIPEDVARRAGRRLFGCDACQDVCPWNRRAAPATLVQLRPHIASLRVDDVLSLTHAQARQRFEGTPLLRAGRDGLVRTALAVAEVSAARAQAFATDAAPGVRAQAAQLQRPARVSTAPFTAPASGETR, via the coding sequence GTGGACGTCACCGCCGCGCAGGTGAAAACGCGCGCCAGCGAGCTGGGGTTCGACCTCTGCGGGATCGCGCGTGCCCATCCGCTGCCGCCAGAGCGGCTCGACCACTGGCTCGAGCGCGGCTGGGACGCGGGGCTCGAATACGTGCGCGCCCGGCGCCTGGAGCGCCTCGATCCGTCGCGGCTCGTCGCCGGCGCCCGCAGCGTGGTGGTGGTTGCCTCCTCGTACGGGCCTGCGCCGCAGGACCCGGAGCCGGGTGCCGGAGAGCTGACCATCGCGCGCTACGCCCGCGGCCGCGACTACCACAACGTCGTCCTCAAGCCGGTGCGCAAGCTGGCCTCATGGCTGCGCGATCATGGCGCGTCCGTCTACGCGGAAGTCGACGCCGGCGCCGTGATGGAGAAGGCCTGGGCGCAGGAAGCCGGAATCGGATGGATCGGCAAGAACGGCTGCCTCATCCACGAGCGATTCGGATCCTGGCTGCTGCTCGGCGCCCTGATCATCGATGCGGAGCTGGAAGCCGACGTTCCGCATCCCGATCGCTGCGGCGACTGCGCGCTGTGCCTGCCTGCGTGTCCGACCGAGGCCATCCGCGAGCCTCGCTACGTCGATTCCGTGCGCTGCATCGCGTACCACACCATCGAGCACCGCGGCGCGATTCCGGAGGACGTTGCGCGCCGTGCGGGAAGGCGTCTGTTCGGGTGCGACGCCTGCCAGGACGTCTGCCCGTGGAACCGCCGCGCCGCGCCGGCGACCCTGGTGCAGCTTCGTCCGCACATCGCGTCGCTCCGCGTCGACGACGTGCTCTCGCTGACGCACGCACAAGCCCGGCAGAGGTTCGAAGGAACTCCTCTCTTGCGCGCGGGCCGCGATGGCCTGGTCCGGACGGCATTGGCCGTCGCGGAGGTATCAGCGGCGCGCGCGCAGGCATTTGCCACGGATGCCGCGCCGGGCGTGCGCGCGCAGGCAGCTCAGCTTCAGCGTCCCGCCAGGGTGAGCACGGCGCCGTTCACGGCGCCCGCTTCCGGAGAGACGAGATAG
- a CDS encoding Rieske 2Fe-2S domain-containing protein has protein sequence MKLFELAELRRRGSVRFSLGLGREGFAVLDATGTVRAYLNICPHRAQPVDVGDGRLWLDSGEIECQAHGARFDPSTGACLGGPCAGQGLTALTIEQREGAAWTCATVAT, from the coding sequence ATGAAGCTGTTCGAGCTCGCCGAGCTGCGCAGGCGCGGATCGGTTCGTTTCTCTCTCGGCCTGGGGCGCGAAGGATTCGCGGTGCTGGACGCGACGGGAACGGTCCGCGCCTACCTCAACATCTGTCCCCATCGCGCCCAGCCGGTCGACGTCGGCGATGGCCGTCTCTGGCTTGATTCGGGAGAGATCGAATGCCAGGCGCACGGCGCGCGTTTCGATCCGTCGACCGGCGCGTGTCTCGGTGGACCCTGCGCGGGCCAAGGACTCACGGCACTGACGATAGAGCAACGAGAGGGAGCCGCTTGGACGTGCGCTACGGTCGCCACTTAG
- a CDS encoding SDR family oxidoreductase: MSTIERRCVVVTGASGNLGAAVVARLQRARAAVVALTRKEADLADEAQVESAYDNAVEGHGPLWASVHCAGGWAGATVAQTSVDVLERMLEINLRSAFLCCRAALRRMRGEGRIVNVAALTAATFQGMAGAAAYNASKAAVIALTRSIADEGSGVRANCVAPGTLRTAANGNLAGQVPLEDVAEAIFYLVSPEAGAVNGAVLTLAGR, translated from the coding sequence ATGTCAACCATCGAGAGACGGTGTGTGGTCGTCACCGGAGCATCGGGAAATCTCGGCGCCGCGGTCGTCGCCCGGCTGCAGCGCGCGCGAGCCGCCGTCGTCGCGCTCACGCGGAAGGAGGCGGACCTCGCCGACGAGGCGCAGGTCGAGAGCGCCTACGACAACGCGGTCGAGGGCCATGGCCCGCTCTGGGCGTCGGTCCATTGCGCGGGCGGCTGGGCCGGCGCCACGGTGGCGCAGACCTCGGTGGACGTTCTCGAGAGGATGCTGGAGATCAATCTGCGCTCGGCGTTCCTCTGCTGCCGCGCGGCGCTGCGCCGGATGCGCGGCGAGGGCCGCATCGTCAACGTCGCGGCGCTCACCGCGGCAACCTTCCAGGGCATGGCCGGCGCGGCCGCGTACAACGCGTCGAAGGCGGCGGTCATCGCGCTCACCAGGAGCATCGCGGACGAGGGTTCTGGCGTGCGCGCGAACTGCGTCGCCCCCGGCACCTTGCGCACAGCGGCGAATGGCAACCTCGCCGGGCAGGTGCCGCTGGAGGACGTCGCCGAAGCGATCTTCTATCTCGTCTCTCCGGAAGCGGGCGCCGTGAACGGCGCCGTGCTCACCCTGGCGGGACGCTGA
- a CDS encoding cob(I)yrinic acid a,c-diamide adenosyltransferase has product MAKIYTRRGDDGSTGLFGGPRVRKDDLRVAAYGDVDELNSALGVAREEVPEGDLRALIDSFQSELFTLGAQLATPDTEAAPKEIPRITAQNVARLESEIDRLTEELPPMKTFILPGGSRPGAVLHLCRTICRRGERKVVELAESGPVPPEALAYLNRLSDLLFVMARAANLRAGGREIPWVPTR; this is encoded by the coding sequence TTGGCAAAGATCTACACCCGGCGCGGCGATGACGGATCGACGGGCCTCTTCGGAGGACCTCGGGTCCGCAAGGACGACCTGCGCGTTGCCGCGTACGGCGACGTCGACGAGCTCAACTCCGCGCTCGGCGTCGCGCGAGAGGAAGTGCCGGAAGGCGACCTGCGCGCGCTGATCGACTCCTTCCAGAGCGAGCTGTTTACGCTGGGGGCCCAGCTCGCCACGCCCGACACCGAGGCCGCGCCGAAGGAAATCCCGCGGATCACCGCGCAGAACGTCGCGCGGCTCGAGTCCGAGATCGATCGGCTGACCGAAGAGCTTCCTCCGATGAAGACCTTCATCCTCCCCGGTGGCTCGCGCCCCGGCGCTGTGCTCCACCTGTGTCGAACGATCTGCCGCCGCGGGGAACGAAAGGTGGTCGAGCTCGCCGAGTCCGGTCCCGTCCCGCCGGAGGCACTCGCCTATCTGAACCGGCTCTCCGACCTGCTGTTCGTGATGGCCCGCGCCGCCAACCTGCGCGCGGGGGGGCGCGAGATCCCCTGGGTCCCCACGAGATGA
- a CDS encoding DMT family transporter, with amino-acid sequence MHARARPSAVLLYGALVAHTLVSAGTYLFAKRALMEIPALPLGLLRFAGAALLLLILLRRARPAGERFPPRREWKKLLFLAAVAVPVNQILFLYGLQLSSAAHAALLYTLTPLFVLLLAQALLGEFPGWRAALGTALALGGTIYVLLQRGAGTSREPLGGDLLLLIAVVAWAVYTAEGREVVGRLGAFPTIAWTVIAGTVLYLPLGLGALLSPSYRADIAHASREAWWGIAYLIVMTSVVAYLLWYWALAHLAAARVAIFTNLQPLATALLAQVLFGERVTAGFYVAAAVVMGGVLLAQWRATDAAEEALLESPAKS; translated from the coding sequence ATGCACGCCCGCGCCCGCCCGTCCGCCGTGCTGCTCTACGGCGCGTTGGTGGCGCACACGCTGGTTTCGGCGGGGACCTATCTGTTCGCCAAGCGCGCGCTGATGGAGATCCCAGCGCTCCCGCTCGGGCTGCTCCGCTTCGCAGGGGCCGCGTTGCTGCTCCTGATCCTGCTCCGCCGGGCGCGGCCGGCGGGCGAGCGGTTTCCCCCGCGACGCGAGTGGAAGAAACTGCTCTTCCTTGCCGCTGTCGCGGTGCCCGTCAACCAGATCCTCTTCCTCTATGGGCTGCAGCTCTCCAGCGCGGCGCACGCCGCGCTCCTGTATACGCTGACACCGCTCTTCGTCCTGCTGCTCGCGCAGGCACTGCTCGGCGAATTTCCCGGCTGGCGGGCCGCACTGGGAACCGCGCTGGCGCTGGGTGGAACGATCTACGTCCTGCTCCAGCGAGGAGCGGGCACATCCCGCGAACCGCTGGGCGGGGATCTGCTCCTGCTCATCGCCGTCGTCGCCTGGGCGGTCTACACGGCCGAAGGACGCGAGGTGGTGGGAAGGCTGGGCGCATTTCCCACCATCGCCTGGACGGTCATCGCCGGAACGGTTCTCTATCTCCCGCTCGGATTGGGCGCGCTCTTGAGCCCGTCCTACCGGGCGGACATCGCGCACGCCTCGCGGGAGGCGTGGTGGGGCATCGCCTATCTGATCGTGATGACGAGCGTCGTCGCGTACCTGCTCTGGTACTGGGCGCTCGCCCATCTCGCCGCGGCCCGTGTCGCCATCTTCACCAACCTGCAGCCGCTGGCTACGGCGTTGCTGGCACAGGTCCTTTTCGGCGAGCGCGTGACCGCGGGATTCTACGTCGCGGCGGCGGTGGTGATGGGCGGCGTGCTGCTGGCGCAATGGCGTGCGACGGACGCGGCGGAAGAGGCACTGCTGGAATCGCCGGCGAAGAGCTGA
- a CDS encoding O-methyltransferase has protein sequence MVAGQRGDVSREDHLGCHRGEEELRADEAAAAKSVEETRHLAHLRYVTARMQGDMDIVDPLIDDYLTRLAGSPDPVEAEMRRYADERDGFPIVGQTVGTLLAQYALVAKARRIFEVGSGFGYSAFWFARVLEPGSTVTLTDFDRENLDRARAWLAKAGLLDRCRFEPAGDGLEALARCEAGLDAVFLDGEKAEYPKALAIALPKLRAGGLVLANSVLWGGAVARGESDAATAGLREYTRLIFGSEGIVSTIVPIRDGLAITWKR, from the coding sequence ATGGTCGCGGGGCAGCGCGGCGACGTCTCGCGGGAAGACCACCTGGGCTGCCACCGCGGCGAAGAAGAGCTGCGCGCCGACGAGGCCGCCGCAGCAAAATCGGTAGAGGAAACGCGCCATCTCGCCCATTTGCGCTACGTTACTGCCCGGATGCAAGGCGACATGGACATCGTCGATCCGCTGATCGACGACTACCTGACGCGTCTCGCCGGATCGCCCGATCCGGTGGAGGCCGAGATGCGCCGGTACGCCGACGAGCGCGACGGGTTTCCCATCGTCGGCCAGACGGTGGGAACCTTGCTCGCGCAATACGCGTTGGTGGCCAAAGCGCGGCGGATCTTCGAGGTAGGCAGCGGATTCGGATACTCGGCGTTCTGGTTCGCGCGCGTGCTCGAGCCTGGAAGCACGGTGACGCTCACCGACTTCGACCGCGAGAACCTGGACCGTGCCCGCGCATGGCTCGCCAAGGCCGGCCTGCTCGACCGCTGCCGTTTCGAGCCCGCGGGCGACGGCCTGGAGGCGCTGGCCCGCTGCGAGGCCGGGCTCGACGCGGTCTTCCTCGACGGAGAGAAGGCGGAGTATCCGAAAGCGCTTGCCATCGCGCTTCCGAAGCTGCGCGCCGGTGGCCTCGTCCTCGCCAACAGCGTGCTCTGGGGCGGCGCCGTGGCCCGCGGCGAAAGCGATGCGGCGACCGCCGGGCTGCGCGAATACACTCGGCTGATCTTCGGGAGCGAAGGCATCGTCTCGACCATCGTACCGATCCGGGACGGCCTCGCCATCACGTGGAAGAGGTAG